One part of the Rutidosis leptorrhynchoides isolate AG116_Rl617_1_P2 chromosome 1, CSIRO_AGI_Rlap_v1, whole genome shotgun sequence genome encodes these proteins:
- the LOC139893880 gene encoding uncharacterized protein has protein sequence MITCFNCRKEGHRKSECPDFGLEEKSNDNTKQLEKATGPARGRNFLITTDDAKKSNDVVSGTFLVNSKPSKVLFGSGADMSYVSLKYVATLDCPLCDLKSSLHVEITDGRFSVANGVANLDCHEKLVRVRIPSEGELIVCSESRRRPVPICTYARAHRILSSGGMAYLAHVVDTHDEPPSIKSIPVVNEFEDVFSDELPGVPPVRQVEFRIELVSGANPIAKTPYRLAPTEMHELLIQTQELLEKSFIRRSSSPWGAPATNLDRAVIYK, from the exons ATGATTACTTGCTTTAATTGCCGGAAGGAAGGTCACCGAAAATCTGAGTGTCCTGATTTTGGTTTGGAGGAAAAGAGCAATGACAATACCAAGCAGTTGGAAAAGGCGACGGGGCCCGCGAGGGGACGAAATTTCTTGATAACTACCGATGATGCTAAGAAGTCCAATGATGTGgtttcaggtactttcttggttaattctaaaccTTCTAAGGTGTTATTCGGTAGTGGTGCTGATATGTCCTATGTTTCTTTAAAATATGTGGCTACTTTAGATTGTCCCTTATGTGATCTAAAATCTTCTTTACATGTCGAGATCACCGATGGTAGGTTCTCGGTGGCTAATGGGGT AGCTAATCTTGATTGTCATGAGAAATTGGTAAGGGTAAGAATCCCAAGTGAGGGAGAGCTAATCGTGTGTAGTGAATCTCGAAGACGTCCCGTGCCTATTTGTACCTATGCTCGGGCACATCGAATCTTGTCTAGTGGGGGTATGGCTTATCTAGCCCATGTGGTTGACACTCATGATGAGCCACCTTCCATTAAATCTATTCCTGTTGTTAATGAATTTGAGGATGTTTTTTCTGATGAATTACCTGGTGTTCCGCCGGTAAGACAAGtggaatttcgcatcgagttggtttcgGGGGCgaatcccattgctaaaactccctaTCGTTTGGCACCAACCGAGATGCATGAGTTGTTAATCCAAACCCAAGAGTTGTTAGAGAAGAGTTTTATTCGACGGAGtagctcgccatggggtgctccg GCAACTAATCTCGATCGTGCAGTAATTTATAAGTAA